The Methylocystis bryophila genome contains the following window.
GCGCCCGTAGGGGCTCCTTAAGGCGGCTCCGGCGCGCCATCCTGCTGCTGACGGCTCGGGCTTGGCTCCTGGCCCCAGATAGACCGGAAAAGCGACGCGGCGTCAATTGAGCGCGCGCGATCCTGTCAAAGCCTCCAAATGAGAGGGCGATAGACCGGACGCCAGGGCTCGTCGGCGACGCCGGCGGCAATTCTTCTGCAAGGCCTTTGCCCGGGACACGCGCTACACTACGTATTAATACTGTGCGCAGTTGATAGCGTGGAGAGTCCCATGGAAGAGTTCGACCTCACCCTGTGGGTCTGCGGGGGAGTCCTACTCTCCGGAGCTGCTTGGATTTGGTTTCGCAATGACGCCTCCAAATATCACAAAGCAGAAGTAACGTTTGTTCTCAGTGTATCCGTGCTCTGGATCGCGATGGTGGTCGAGTTTTACCCGCCGATCCTCTTTCCGCCTCCTTCCTCGCAGCAGCCTGACGCCGGGCGCTCTCTGACCGACGAGGCCGCTCGGGGCCCGACCTCTCGCTATGGCCGCCTGACCGCGGTTTACGACATTGCCGCCCATACCGTTTATCTGCCGAGCGGGAGGCGGCTAGAAGCCCACTCGGGGCTTGGCGGCATGCGAGACGACCCACGCCACGTGAACCAGCGGATGCGAGGCTCGACCCCGCCGAATGTCTATGAGCTTGCGCCGCTGGGGGCGCTTTTCTTTGGCGTTCGGGCTCTGCGGCTGATCCCCGTCGGCGATGCGCCCGTCTTTGGAAGGGACGGCTTCCTTGCGCACACCTACTTGGCCGGGCCGAAGGGCGACTCGCACGGATGCGTCGTTTTTCGGGACTATAACAGCTTCCTGCGCGCGTTCCTGAACGGCGAGATCAAACGCCTCGTCGTCGTCGCGCATCTGGATTGACGAAGGGTTGGCTGTTCCGCCGCCTTCAGCCCCTCGCCGCGACGCCGAGCTTGTCAAAGCCTGTCTCCCTGGAGCAAGCTCCATCTATGCGCCAAAGCGCGCGAGGAGGAATCGCCATGCCATGGCTCTATCTGCTGATCGCAGTCTGCGCGGAGGTTATCGGAACATCCGCCTTGAAAGCCTCGGCGGGGATGACCAAGCTTGCGCCTTCGTCGATCGTCGTCGTCGGCTATGGGGCCGCGTTCTATTTCTTGTCGCTGACGCTCGACCAGATCCCTGTCGGCGTGGCTTATGCGATCTGGTCCGGCGTCGGCATCGTCCTCATCTCGGCCATCGGCTGGCGTTTCTTCGATCAGACCCTCGATTTGCCGGCGCTCATGGGGATGGGCCTCATCATGGCAGGCGTTGCGGTGATCAATATCTTCTCGAAGTCAGCAGCGCATTAGATCACGCTGCGTTCAGGCAGAGTCGCCTCAACGCAGAAAAAGTCATCGATTCTAAGAGTTTAGGGCGCGATTTGTGCGAAGAATCGGATTTTCCACTTTCTCGCATCGCGCTCTAAGCCGCGACGCCATCAGCTGACGGAGAGCGAGCCAATGCGGCAAGGCGTGGATTTCATTCTGGAGGCCTTGTCCGAAGAGGGGCTGGATCATTTGTTTATGGTTCCTGGCGGCTTGGTCGATCCCTTTCTGCCGGCGCTCGGGAGACAGACGGCGCTGACGCCAATCGTCGCGGCGCAGGAGGGCGGGGCGGCCTATATGGCCGACGGCTACGCGCGCGCCAGCGGAAACCTGGGCGTCGCTCTTTGCATCGGTGGGCCGGGCCTCGCCAATGCGGTGACCGCGATCGCCACGGCGCGGACGGA
Protein-coding sequences here:
- a CDS encoding DUF2778 domain-containing protein, whose amino-acid sequence is MEEFDLTLWVCGGVLLSGAAWIWFRNDASKYHKAEVTFVLSVSVLWIAMVVEFYPPILFPPPSSQQPDAGRSLTDEAARGPTSRYGRLTAVYDIAAHTVYLPSGRRLEAHSGLGGMRDDPRHVNQRMRGSTPPNVYELAPLGALFFGVRALRLIPVGDAPVFGRDGFLAHTYLAGPKGDSHGCVVFRDYNSFLRAFLNGEIKRLVVVAHLD
- a CDS encoding SMR family transporter, whose translation is MPWLYLLIAVCAEVIGTSALKASAGMTKLAPSSIVVVGYGAAFYFLSLTLDQIPVGVAYAIWSGVGIVLISAIGWRFFDQTLDLPALMGMGLIMAGVAVINIFSKSAAH